The Mytilus trossulus isolate FHL-02 chromosome 3, PNRI_Mtr1.1.1.hap1, whole genome shotgun sequence genome contains a region encoding:
- the LOC134712164 gene encoding sulfotransferase 1B1-like isoform X1, with protein MPVKDLVDSEGKCMTVLDVDGFLLPDFKCPSQENDFRSMADNFVARDDDVLLSNYPKSGTHWVWEIIQMLSTQKAELIEYSKMNCMLENLSKESFDSLPSPRILNTHLEFSMLPKDFLRRKCKIVYTIRNPKDVAVSYYHHHRGLLTYNYDGSWDGYLERFLEGNLDYMSWFDNVRNWHKDIKEHKEYPIHVIHYEDMQQNGIEEIRKLAKFIEKPYNEKLLKDIQDKCQFEMMQKGKCVGNIFWKENTAGVYREGKVGGWKKVFTVAQNEKFDKVFQEKIADLHLDIKFTI; from the exons ATGCCAGTGAAGGATCTAGTAGACTCAGAAGGGAAATGTATGACAGTTTTAGATGTTGATGGTTTTCTTTTACCCGATTTTAAAtgtccaagtcaggaaaatgacttCCGGTCAATGGCTGATAATTTTGTAGCTAGAGATGATGACGTATTGCTTAGTAATTATCCAAAATCAG GAACCCATTGGGTGTGGGAAATTATCCAGATGCTGTCAACACAGAAAGCAGAGTTGATAGAATACTCTAAAATGAATTGCATGCTGGAAAACCTGTCAAAAGAATCTTTTGATTCTCTACCGTCTCCTCGTATACTGAATACACATCTAGAATTTTCCATGCTTCCGAAAGATTTTCTTAGGAGGAAATGTAAGATAGTTTATACTATTAGAAATCCCAAAGATGTTGCTGTTTCATATTATCACCATCATCGTGGGTTGCTTACGTATAACTATGATGGATCATGGGATGGCTACTTAGAAAGATTTTTAGAAGGGAATC ttgattACATGTCTTGGTTTGACAATGTACGAAACTGGCACAAGGACATAAAGGAACATAAAGAGTATCCTATACATGTTATTCATTACGAAGATATGCAACAG aaTGGCATcgaagaaataagaaaattagcaaaatttatAGAGAAACCATATAATGAAAAGTTGTTAAAAGATATCCAAGACAAGtgtcaatttgaaatgatgCAAAAGGGTAAATGTGTCGGTAACATTTTTTGGAAAGAAAATACTGCTGGAGTCTACAGAGAAg GTAAAGTGGGTGGATGGAAGAAGGTTTTTACAGTAGCACAGAATGAGAAGTTTGATAAAGTGTTTCAGGAAAAAATAGCTGATTTACATTTGGACATTAAATTCACAATATGA
- the LOC134712164 gene encoding sulfotransferase 1B1-like isoform X2: MPVKDLVDSEGKCMTVLDVDGFLLPDFKCPSQENDFRSMADNFVARDDDVLLSNYPKSGTHWVWEIIQMLSTQKAELIEYSKMNCMLENLSKESFDSLPSPRILNTHLEFSMLPKDFLRRKFDYMSWFDNVRNWHKDIKEHKEYPIHVIHYEDMQQNGIEEIRKLAKFIEKPYNEKLLKDIQDKCQFEMMQKGKCVGNIFWKENTAGVYREGKVGGWKKVFTVAQNEKFDKVFQEKIADLHLDIKFTI, translated from the exons ATGCCAGTGAAGGATCTAGTAGACTCAGAAGGGAAATGTATGACAGTTTTAGATGTTGATGGTTTTCTTTTACCCGATTTTAAAtgtccaagtcaggaaaatgacttCCGGTCAATGGCTGATAATTTTGTAGCTAGAGATGATGACGTATTGCTTAGTAATTATCCAAAATCAG GAACCCATTGGGTGTGGGAAATTATCCAGATGCTGTCAACACAGAAAGCAGAGTTGATAGAATACTCTAAAATGAATTGCATGCTGGAAAACCTGTCAAAAGAATCTTTTGATTCTCTACCGTCTCCTCGTATACTGAATACACATCTAGAATTTTCCATGCTTCCGAAAGATTTTCTTAGGAGGAAAT ttgattACATGTCTTGGTTTGACAATGTACGAAACTGGCACAAGGACATAAAGGAACATAAAGAGTATCCTATACATGTTATTCATTACGAAGATATGCAACAG aaTGGCATcgaagaaataagaaaattagcaaaatttatAGAGAAACCATATAATGAAAAGTTGTTAAAAGATATCCAAGACAAGtgtcaatttgaaatgatgCAAAAGGGTAAATGTGTCGGTAACATTTTTTGGAAAGAAAATACTGCTGGAGTCTACAGAGAAg GTAAAGTGGGTGGATGGAAGAAGGTTTTTACAGTAGCACAGAATGAGAAGTTTGATAAAGTGTTTCAGGAAAAAATAGCTGATTTACATTTGGACATTAAATTCACAATATGA
- the LOC134712158 gene encoding sulfotransferase 1B1-like has translation MSVKFLEGEDGSKLKVLEQDGFSIPTFPFPTHAQEYATLPTWKARDDDLLICAYPKSGTHWLWEVVSMLKQQKAERIDAIKEWNMLEGIQQANFDSLPSPRIMNTHIYFRHLPKDFKNRKCKILYMLRNPKDVAVSYYNHHSKVLEYEYSGSWEHYFTRYLKGDVDYGSWFEYTLDWERVMEDNPEYPIHTLHYESMKQNSLNEIKRIAKFLEIEATDDLVQKIDDLCSFEKMKKEKNKHEDVNEWKDKEPGMYRKGQVGDWKNWFTVAQDDLFDKFYKEKMSKSKVKMQFSV, from the exons ATGTCTGTGAAGTTTTTGGAGGGAGAGGATGGAAGCAAACTGAAGGTACTGGAGCAGGACGGATTCTCTATCCCAACGTTTCCGTTCCCAACACACGCTCAAGAATACGCCACACTGCCGACATGGAAAGCTAGAGATGATGATTTACTCATCTGTGCTTATCCTAAATCAG GCACGCATTGGTTATGGGAGGTGGTCTCAATGTTAAAACAACAGAAAGCAGAACGGATAGATGCCATTAAAGAATGGAACATGTTAGAAGGCATACAGCAAGCTAATTTTGACAGTCTTCCGTCGCCTAGAATTATgaatacacatatatatttccGTCATTTACCAAAAGACTTTAAGAATAggaaatgtaaaattttgtacATGCTGAGAAATCCGAAAGATGTGGCCGTGTCATATTACAACCACCATTCCAAGGTTTTAGAATATGAATATTCCGGTTCATGGGAACATTATTTCACAAGATATCTGAAGGGGGATG TTGATTATGGTTCGTGGTTTGAGTACACATTAGACTGGGAAAGAGTTATGGAAGATAACCCCGAATATCCGATACATACACTTCACTACGAATCCATGAAACAG aacagtttaaatgaaataaaacgaATTGCAAAATTCCTGGAAATTGAAGCCACTGATGATTTGGTGCAGAAAATTGATGATTTGTGTTCATTtgagaaaatgaaaaaagagaaaaataaacatgaagaTGTGAATGAATGGAAAGATAAAGAGCCAGGAATGTATCGTAAAG gacAAGTTGGTGATTGGAAGAATTGGTTCACTGTCGCACAAGACGACTTATTTGAcaagttttataaagaaaaaatgtcaaaatcaaaagtcaaaatgCAATtcagtgtataa
- the LOC134712159 gene encoding sulfotransferase 1C2-like → MPLTDLTDSDGNHFKVLEVDGYYLPNFGYDSQESDFRKRVDHWQARDDDIMICNYPKSGTHWIWEIVQMLYRQKAEFVDVTKDDWMIECITKEKFDGLTSPRILNSHLYHSMLPQDFLRRKCKIIYTIRNPKDVAVSFYHHHRNILMYEYTGSWNSYLERYLKGEIDYKSWFDYVRDWCKVLEENKDYPIHVIHYEDVHKNNIMEIKRLAEFLCIKCDDQLIGEIGTKCQIENMKREKIENNEDWRDNKAGMYREGKVGGWKNVFTVTQNELFDEVYEKKMAGVDMNLCFNL, encoded by the exons ATGCCTCTTACGGATCTAACAGATTCCGATGGAAACCATTTTAAGGTGTTGGAGGTTGATGGATATTATTTGCCTAATTTTGGTTATGATAGTCAGGAGAGTGACTTTCGTAAAAGGGTTGATCACTGGCAGGCGAGAGATGACGACATTATGATATGTAACTACCCGAAATCAG GAACACATTGGATCTGGGAAATAGTACAGATGTTATACAGACAAAAGGCGGAGTTTGTAGATGTCACAAAAGATGATTGGATGATAGAATGTATCACCAAGGAAAAGTTTGACGGTCTGACCTCGCCTAGAATACTTAACTCCCATCTTTATCACTCGATGTTACCTCAAGATTTTCtaagaagaaaatgtaaaattatatatacaatacgAAACCCAAAAGACGTGGCTGTGTCATTTTATCATCACCATAGAAACATTTTAATGTATGAATATACTGGATCGTGGAACTCCTACCTCGAAAGATATTTGAAGGGAGAAA TTGATTATAAGTCTTGGTTTGATTATGTACGTGATTGGTGCAAAGTTTTGGAAGAAAACAAAGATTATCCGATACATGTGATACATTATGAAGATGTGCATAAG aataacATTATGGAAATAAAGAGATTGGCAGAATTTCTGTGTATAAAGTGTGATGATCAATTAATTGGTGAAATAggaacaaaatgtcaaatagAAAACATGAAGAGGGAGAAAATAGAGAACAATGAGGATTGGAGAGATAACAAGGCAGGAATGTATAGGGAAG GAAAAGTAGGAGGATGGAAGAATGTATTCACGGTAACACAGAATGAATTGTTTGACGAGGTGTATGAAAAGAAGATGGCAGGTGTAGACATGaatctttgttttaatttatga